CCATAAAATAAAGCCTGCCCGGAAAGTGGTTATTCTTGGAAGTATAAAATCCGACAGGGAAAAGTCTAGGCTGATAAGGACCGGGCAGATCACCAGAATCCCGAAGATACTGCCTTTGAGCCTGTTCAATGACAAGGCCGCCAACATTTATGGTGTAGTCAGAAAACTTTTTGATCCCAAGAACCCTAAGCTGCTGCAGTATTTTAAGGTACGGGATCCCTACTACCTTAAATGGTCGGTTGAAAAAATATCAGACTGGAAATGTGAGGAAAATCCGGATGTCATTCAGGTGCTCGGAGACCTTGACATTGTTTTTCCAATCAAAAACTCCAGACCTGATCATATTATCAAAGGGGGTACCCACCTTTTTCCGGCAACAAAATGGAAGGAAGTGTCTGAAATTTTAGGGGATGTATTTAAATAATCTATAATTAATTCAAATTAAACATAAATTTATAGGGGTATTTTTGTAAATAATATTTTTTTATTAAAAATTATGTTTACTTTTGAAGGGGTAAATTTAATTTTTTATGAAAGTAGGATTAAAATGGATCGTTTCATTCTCAATAATAACACTGGTAGCCATCGGTGGATTGTTCTGGAGTCCTGCTGTTGATTTTCCGGATACAGGAGAATTTCTGCCAGAAGATAACATCGTAGGTGCAGATGTCGCATGGATTTTGGCAGCGGCAGGCCTTGTTTTACTGATGACTCCCGGCCTTTCATTTTTTTACGGAGGAATGGTGGGAAAGAAAAATGTAATTTCTACCATGCTTCAGAGTTTTATTGCGTTGGGGGTAATTTCTATTCTATGGGTAGTTATTGGTTTCTCGCTTTCCTTTGGAGATTCAATCGGCTTTACGGTGGATGGCGAACATTACGGAATCATCGGCAATCCCTTAAGTTATCCGTTTTTCAGCAGGGTAGGGGTGCTGCCTCACAAAGCAATGGCTTCAACCATTCC
The sequence above is a segment of the Chryseobacterium sp. JJR-5R genome. Coding sequences within it:
- a CDS encoding alpha/beta hydrolase; translated protein: MKIYVVSGLGADFTVLEKIQFPQHHEVVFIDWLIPMQKEGFTDYVKRMAGKIDGSEPFYLLGYSFGGIIVQEIHKIKPARKVVILGSIKSDREKSRLIRTGQITRIPKILPLSLFNDKAANIYGVVRKLFDPKNPKLLQYFKVRDPYYLKWSVEKISDWKCEENPDVIQVLGDLDIVFPIKNSRPDHIIKGGTHLFPATKWKEVSEILGDVFK